From a region of the Sinorhizobium sp. B11 genome:
- a CDS encoding cytochrome b/b6 domain-containing protein gives MATLDDHSQATPAGPTITVIRRHSLATRITHWINVLCLSLLLMSGLQIFNAHPALYWGQYGADADPSWLSIGAVDGGTRGVLRIGNLQITTTGVLGVSGTGDDATERGFPSWITIPSYQDLATGRRWHLFFAWLFVINGSIYALIGFLSGHFRRDLAPSGEEISPHHLGQEIADHARLRFPKGEKARRYNVLQKLAYLIVIFILLPLMFATGLTMSPAMDAGYPFLLELFGGRQTARSIHFICAWSIVLFVFVHIAMVILSGLWNNMRSMITGRYVIETERDDR, from the coding sequence ATGGCAACACTCGACGATCACAGCCAGGCCACTCCAGCAGGCCCGACGATAACAGTCATCCGCCGGCACTCGCTGGCAACCCGCATTACACACTGGATCAACGTTCTCTGTCTCAGCCTGCTTTTGATGAGCGGGCTGCAGATTTTCAATGCCCACCCGGCGCTTTACTGGGGCCAGTACGGTGCGGATGCAGACCCCTCCTGGCTGTCGATCGGCGCCGTCGATGGCGGCACGCGCGGCGTGCTTCGCATCGGCAATCTGCAGATCACCACGACAGGCGTTCTCGGCGTTTCGGGAACGGGCGATGATGCGACCGAGCGTGGCTTCCCTTCCTGGATCACCATTCCGAGCTACCAGGATCTAGCAACCGGCCGCCGCTGGCATCTGTTCTTTGCCTGGCTCTTCGTCATCAACGGATCGATCTATGCGCTCATCGGTTTCCTGTCGGGCCATTTCCGCCGCGATCTGGCGCCGAGCGGCGAAGAGATCTCGCCGCACCATCTGGGCCAGGAGATCGCCGACCACGCGCGCCTGCGCTTCCCGAAGGGTGAAAAAGCAAGGCGTTACAATGTGCTGCAGAAACTCGCCTACCTGATCGTCATCTTCATCCTGCTGCCGCTGATGTTTGCAACGGGCTTGACCATGTCACCCGCCATGGATGCCGGCTATCCCTTCCTGCTCGAGCTGTTCGGCGGCAGACAAACGGCCCGGTCGATCCACTTCATCTGCGCCTGGTCGATCGTCCTCTTCGTTTTCGTGCATATCGCCATGGTGATCCTGTCCGGCCTCTGGAACAACATGCGCTCGATGATAACGGGCCGCTACGTGATCGAAACCGAAAGGGACGATCGATGA